From a region of the Impatiens glandulifera chromosome 4, dImpGla2.1, whole genome shotgun sequence genome:
- the LOC124934349 gene encoding DNA (cytosine-5)-methyltransferase CMT3, with amino-acid sequence MPTKRTVSTRSATKNASSSSAKSKRLKEHQDNPPLEELEVADETETGVWAQPTVKKSENSDLIDNTPVKEEEELDLVEDDVTDNSRASIKEEDVDENDEDDDESRFTGSHIPLAEARKRWPYRYQGHTTKNKATYPEIADLNNESDEIIQAKRHYNSAIVDNSIVCNVGDDAYVKGEVEGYDYICRIIEMFEAKDGSLYFTAQWYYRAKDTAIKDHAKFIHHKRVFFSEIKDDNPLGCLVSKLHILRLPLTMDSCIDEATIAKCDYYCNTMYFLPYTSFVKLPIEKVRVENESESTISSDNDVVDDASKDEVNKKDGELALLDLFAGCGAMSTGLCLGSNIRGVNLVNKWAIDINKYACESLKYNHPETQVRNEFAEDFLNLLKEWLKLCDSFNLTGKNRSDVQYVKPETEDDEDTDDDDKANNNEEIFEVDEILEICYGDPSDRKNQGLFYKVKWKGYGSDFDSWEPAEGLSECVESIKKFVVNGYKSKLLPLPGDVDVLCGGPPCQGISGFNRFRNKENPLDDEKNKQLVVYMNLVEFLKPRFVLMENVVDILRFAGGFLGRYALGRLVGLHYQARIGMMAAGAYGLPQFRNRVFLWGARSNEKLPQYPLPTHDVVSRGVIPSEFEGSVVAHEANSKVTLGKALFLEDAFSDLPKVENDEQRDVMPYGDDPKTEFQKFIRLKREEMLGHHVNTGVKAEHALFDHRPLQLNNDDYQRVCQIPKHKGANFRNLKGVRVRDDNKVEWDPEIERVYLPSGKPLVPDYAMSFIGGTSSKPFARLWWDQTVPTVVTRAEPHNQAILHPTQDRVLTIRENARLQGFPDYYRLFGHIKERYIQVGNAVAIPVSRALGYALASAMLGDNDGRPLCTLPNNFPNVIEEVPSADE; translated from the exons ATGCCGACCAAACGGACTGTATCGACCAGATCGGCGACCAAAAACGCTTCTTCATCCTCTGCCAAGTCGAAAAGATTGAAGGAACATCAAGATAATCCGCCGCTTGAAGAGCTTGAAGTAGCTGATGAAACTGAAACTGGAGTATGGGCACAACCTACTGTTAAGAAGTCGGAAAACTCTGACTTGATTGATAACACTCCggttaaagaagaagaagaattggaTTTAGTTGAAGATGATGTAACCGATAATTCTCGTGCATCGATTAAAGAAGAAGACGTTGATGAGAatgatgaggatgatgatgaaAGTCGATTCACTGGTTCTCATATTCCTTTGGCGGAAGCACGGAAACGATGGCCATATCGTTACCAGGGACATACG ACGAAAAATAAGGCTACTTATCCAGAGATTGCAGATTT AAATAATGAATCGGATGAGATCATTCAAGCCAAACGTCATTACAACAGTGCTATCGTGGATAACAGTATTGTATGCAACGTTGGAGACGATGCCTATGTTAAA GGTGAAGTGGAAGGATACGACTATATCTGTCGTATCATTGAGATGTTTGAAGCAAAAGATGGTTCACTCTATTTTACAGCTCAGTGGTATTATAGGGCAAAAGATACT GCTATCAAAGACCATGCAAAATTCATTCATCATAAGCGAGTCTTCTTCTCGGAGATAAAGGATGATAATCCTTTAGGATGTCTTGTATCAAAGCTTCATATTTTACGATTGCCATTGACG ATGGACTCATGTATTGATGAGGCAACAATTGCAAAATGTGACTATTATTGTAATACAATGTATTTTCTACCTTATACATCATTTGTTAAATTGCCAATCG AAAAAGTGCGAGTGGAAAATGAATCAGAGTCAACCATCTCCAGTGATAATGACGTTGTTGATGATGCTTCTAAAGACGAGGTTAATAAGAAAGATGGCGAGTTAGCATTGTTAGATCTTTTTGCTGGATGTGGTGCAATGTCAACTGGTCTATGCCTTGGTTCTAATATTAGAGGGGTTAATCTTGTTAAT AAATGGGCTATTGATATCAACAAATATGCTTGCGAGAGTCTTAAATATAACCACCCTGAAACTCAG GTGAGAAATGAATTTGCGGAAGATTTTCTAAATCTGCTAAAGGAGTGGCTGAAGCTATGTGACTCCTTTAACTTGACTGGGAAGAACAGATCAGATGTTCAATATGTTAAGCCTGAAACCGAAGATGATGAAGAtacagatgatgatgataaagCTAATAATAATGAAGAGATTTTTGAAGTTGATGAAATTCTTGAAATTTGCTATGGTGATCCCAGTGATAGAAAAAATCAGGGTCTGTTCTATAAG GTTAAATGGAAAGGCTACGGTTCAGATTTTGATTCATGGGAGCCAGCAGAAGGCTTGAG TGAGTGTGTGGAGTCAATAAAGAAGTTTGTTGTAAATGGGTATAAATCAAAGCTTCTACCATTACCT GGTGATGTTGATGTTTTATGTGGAGGACCTCCTTGCCAAGGAATAAGCGGTTTCAATAGATTTAGAAATAAAGAAAACCCTCTGGATGACGAAAAAAATAAACAGCTTGTTGTCTATATGAACTTAGTTGAGTTTTTAAAACCAAGATTTGTTCTAATGGAAAATGTGGTTGATATTCTACGATTTGCTGGTGGGTTTCTTGGTCGGTATGCTTTGGGTCGCCTTGTGGGCTTACACTATCAAGCTCGAATAGGCATGATGGCAGCTGGTGCTTATGGTTTGCCTCAATTTCGAAACAGGGTCTTTTTATGGGGTGCTCGTTCTAATGAG AAATTGCCTCAGTATCCTCTACCCACTCATGATGTTGTTTCTAGAGGTGTCATTCCAAGTGAATTCGAG GGGAGTGTTGTTGCACATGAAGCTAATAGTAAAGTTACACTAGGGAAAGCACTTTTTCTAGAAGATGCATTTTCTGATCTCCCTAAG GTTGAGAATGATGAACAAAGGGATGTTATGCCATATGGTGATGATCCGAAAACTGAATTTCAGAAATTCATTAGACTAAAAAGAGAAG agatgTTAGGGCATCATGTAAACACAGGAGTGAAAGCTGAACATGCGCTCTTTGATCATCGACCGCTTCAATTGAACAACGATGACTACCAGCGAGTGTGTCAAATTCCAAAGCATAAG GGTGCAAACTTTAGGAATCTAAAAGGTGTTAGGGTTCGTGACGACAATAAAGTAGAATGGGATCCTGAAATCGAAAGAGTTTATCTACCTTCTGGAAAACCATTG GTTCCAGATTATGCCATGTCTTTTATTGGTGGAACTTCTTCCAA ACCCTTTGCAAGATTATGGTGGGATCAAACAGTGCCCACAGTTGTCACCAGGGCTGAGCCACATAATCAG GCTATATTGCATCCTACCCAAGATAGAGTTCTGACAATTCGCGAAAATGCAAGATTGCAAGGGTTTCCAGATTACTATAGGCTTTTTGGTCACATTAAAGAAAG GTATATTCAGGTTGGAAACGCGGTTGCGATTCCTGTTTCTCGAGCTCTAGGATACGCGCTGGCTTCAGCAATGTTGGGGGATAACGATGGACGACCTCTATGTACCTTGCCTAATAATTTTCCCAATGTTATCGAAGAAGTCCCATCCGCTGATGAATAA